In one Streptomyces venezuelae genomic region, the following are encoded:
- a CDS encoding DUF4188 domain-containing protein, giving the protein MSSKPIEGRMTAEAEGDVVVFHIGMRINAFRAVRSWWPVFRAMPRMLKELSRDRESGMLGYRLLFGGTRVVYVVQYWESQEKLLAYSTAQDKAHRPAWAAFNRRIREGRGKVGFWHETFVVPAGAHEQVYVNMPPFGLGAATGVIPVGRRGERAADRLTAV; this is encoded by the coding sequence ATGAGCAGCAAGCCGATCGAAGGGCGCATGACCGCCGAGGCGGAAGGCGACGTGGTCGTCTTCCACATCGGGATGCGCATCAATGCCTTCCGCGCCGTCCGCAGCTGGTGGCCCGTCTTCAGGGCGATGCCGCGCATGCTGAAGGAGCTGTCGCGGGACCGGGAGAGCGGAATGCTGGGCTACCGGCTCCTGTTCGGTGGGACGCGCGTGGTGTACGTGGTCCAGTACTGGGAGTCGCAGGAGAAGCTCCTGGCGTATTCGACCGCACAGGACAAGGCGCATCGGCCCGCGTGGGCGGCCTTCAACCGGCGCATCAGGGAGGGCCGGGGCAAGGTCGGCTTCTGGCACGAGACGTTCGTGGTGCCGGCCGGTGCCCATGAGCAGGTGTACGTGAACATGCCGCCGTTCGGCCTGGGCGCGGCCACCGGTGTCATCCCGGTCGGCCGTCGCGGGGAGCGGGCCGCCGACCGTCTGACGGCGGTCTGA
- the gltX gene encoding glutamate--tRNA ligase: MANATPVRVRFCPSPTGNPHVGLVRTALFNWAYARHNEGTLVFRIEDTDAARDSEESYEQLLDSMRWLGFDWDEGPEVGGPHAPYRQSQRMEIYKDVAAKLIDGGYAYPCYCTTEELDARREAARAAGKPSGYDGHCRDLTAEQIQAYEAEGRKHIIRFRMPDEATTFTDLVRGEITVQAENVTDYGIVRANGAPLYTLVNPVDDALMEITHVLRGEDLLSSTPRQIALYKALIELGIAKAIPEFGHLPYVMGEGNKKLSKRDPQASLNLYRERGFLPEGLLNYLSLLGWSFSADQDVFSIPDMVAKFDLADVNANPARFDLKKAEAINADHIRMLDVKTFAEACEPWLKAPHANWAPEEFDEAAWQAIAPHAQTRLKVLSEITDNVDFLFRAEPVFDEPSWTKAMKEGSDALLRTARAKLDAADWTSPESLKEAVLAAGEEHGLKLGKAQAPVRVAVTGRTIGLPLFESLEILGKEKALTRIDAALAKLTA; encoded by the coding sequence GTGGCTAACGCGACCCCCGTACGCGTACGGTTCTGTCCCTCGCCGACCGGCAACCCCCACGTGGGTCTGGTCCGCACCGCTCTCTTCAACTGGGCCTACGCCCGGCACAACGAGGGCACCCTGGTCTTCCGCATCGAGGACACCGACGCGGCCCGCGACTCCGAGGAGTCGTACGAGCAGCTGCTCGACTCGATGCGCTGGCTGGGCTTCGACTGGGACGAGGGCCCCGAGGTCGGCGGCCCGCACGCGCCGTACCGCCAGTCGCAGCGCATGGAGATCTACAAGGACGTCGCCGCCAAGCTGATCGACGGCGGGTACGCGTACCCCTGCTACTGCACCACCGAGGAGCTGGACGCCCGCCGCGAGGCCGCCCGCGCCGCCGGCAAGCCGTCCGGGTACGACGGCCACTGCCGCGACCTCACCGCCGAGCAGATCCAGGCGTACGAGGCCGAGGGCCGCAAGCACATCATCCGCTTCCGGATGCCCGACGAGGCCACCACCTTCACCGACCTGGTCCGCGGCGAGATCACCGTCCAGGCCGAGAACGTGACGGACTACGGCATCGTCCGGGCGAACGGCGCCCCGCTGTACACGCTGGTCAACCCGGTCGACGACGCGCTGATGGAGATCACCCACGTCCTGCGCGGCGAGGACCTCCTCTCCTCCACCCCCCGCCAGATCGCCCTCTACAAGGCGCTGATCGAGCTCGGCATCGCCAAGGCGATCCCCGAGTTCGGCCACCTCCCGTACGTCATGGGCGAGGGCAACAAGAAGCTGAGCAAGCGCGACCCCCAGGCGTCGCTCAACCTCTACCGCGAGCGCGGCTTCCTCCCCGAGGGCCTCCTGAACTACCTGTCCCTCCTGGGCTGGTCGTTCTCGGCGGACCAGGACGTCTTCTCGATCCCCGACATGGTCGCGAAGTTCGACCTCGCGGACGTGAACGCGAACCCGGCCCGCTTCGACCTGAAGAAGGCCGAGGCGATCAACGCCGACCACATCCGCATGCTGGACGTGAAGACCTTCGCCGAGGCGTGCGAGCCCTGGCTGAAGGCCCCGCACGCCAACTGGGCGCCCGAGGAGTTCGACGAGGCGGCCTGGCAGGCCATCGCGCCCCACGCGCAGACCCGCCTCAAGGTCCTCTCCGAGATCACGGACAACGTCGACTTCCTGTTCCGCGCGGAGCCGGTCTTCGACGAGCCGTCCTGGACGAAGGCGATGAAGGAGGGCTCCGACGCGCTCCTGCGTACGGCCCGCGCCAAGCTGGACGCGGCCGACTGGACCTCCCCCGAGTCCCTCAAGGAGGCCGTCCTGGCCGCCGGCGAGGAGCACGGCCTCAAGCTCGGCAAGGCGCAGGCCCCGGTCCGCGTCGCCGTCACCGGCCGCACCATCGGCCTGCCCCTCTTCGAGTCCCTGGAGATCCTGGGCAAGGAGAAGGCGCTCACCCGCATCGACGCGGCCCTGGCGAAGCTGACCGCGTAA
- the ndgR gene encoding IclR family transcriptional regulator NdgR, whose product MDNSSGVGVLDKAALVLSALESGPATLAGLVAATGLARPTAHRLAVALEHHRMVARDMQGRFILGPRLSELAAAAGEDRLLATAGPVLTHLRDVTGESAQLYRRQGDMRICVAAAERLSGLRDTVPVGSTLTMKAGSSAQILMAWEEPERLHRGLQGARFTATALSGVRRRGWAQSIGEREPGVASVSAPVRGPSNRVVAAVSVSGPIERLTRHPGRMHAQAVIDAAGRLSEALRRSGG is encoded by the coding sequence ATGGACAACTCTAGCGGCGTAGGCGTCCTCGACAAGGCGGCCCTTGTCTTGAGCGCTCTGGAGTCCGGTCCGGCCACCCTCGCGGGCTTGGTCGCGGCCACCGGGCTCGCACGACCCACGGCCCACCGGCTGGCCGTGGCACTGGAACACCACCGGATGGTGGCTCGGGACATGCAGGGCCGTTTCATTCTCGGCCCCCGCCTCTCGGAGCTCGCGGCGGCGGCGGGCGAGGACCGTCTGCTCGCCACGGCGGGCCCGGTCCTGACCCACCTGCGCGACGTCACGGGCGAGAGCGCGCAGCTCTACCGCCGCCAGGGCGACATGCGCATCTGCGTGGCCGCGGCCGAGCGCCTCTCGGGCCTCAGGGACACCGTCCCGGTCGGCTCGACGCTCACGATGAAGGCGGGCTCGTCGGCCCAGATCCTGATGGCGTGGGAGGAGCCGGAGCGTCTGCACCGCGGCCTCCAGGGCGCCCGCTTCACCGCCACGGCCCTTTCGGGTGTACGCCGCCGGGGCTGGGCCCAGTCGATCGGCGAGCGCGAGCCGGGCGTCGCGTCCGTCTCCGCGCCGGTGCGGGGCCCTTCGAACCGCGTGGTCGCCGCCGTCTCGGTCTCCGGGCCGATCGAGCGCCTGACCCGCCACCCCGGCCGCATGCACGCCCAGGCGGTCATCGACGCCGCCGGACGCCTCTCGGAGGCCCTGCGCCGCTCCGGCGGCTGA
- a CDS encoding fumarylacetoacetate hydrolase family protein: MRIARFSIDGNVAFGAVEGESPPGTTDGLVLDIIKGIPFADFELSGTKVPLSKVRLLPPVLPNKVVAIGRNYAEHAAELGNEVPDIPVAFFKPSTSVAGPGDAIVYPSFSQEVHHEAELAVVIGRMCREVPRERARDVILGYTCANDVTARDVQKRENQWARAKGFDTSCPLGPWVETDLDPSDLTIQCTVNGEQRQLGRTTEMVRSVEDLIVHISEAMTLLPGDVILTGTPAGVGPLNVGDEVAVTIEGIGTLTNRVIKRG, from the coding sequence GTGCGCATCGCCAGGTTCTCCATCGACGGCAACGTCGCCTTCGGCGCGGTCGAGGGCGAAAGCCCCCCGGGAACGACCGACGGTCTTGTCCTCGACATCATCAAGGGCATCCCGTTCGCGGACTTCGAGCTCTCCGGCACGAAGGTCCCGCTGAGCAAGGTCAGGCTGCTGCCGCCGGTGCTCCCCAACAAGGTCGTGGCCATCGGCCGCAACTACGCGGAGCACGCGGCGGAGCTCGGCAACGAGGTCCCCGACATCCCGGTCGCCTTCTTCAAGCCGTCCACCTCCGTGGCGGGCCCCGGCGACGCCATCGTGTATCCCTCCTTCTCGCAGGAGGTGCACCACGAGGCCGAGCTCGCCGTCGTCATCGGCCGCATGTGCCGCGAGGTCCCGCGCGAGCGCGCCCGTGACGTCATCCTCGGCTACACCTGCGCGAACGACGTCACCGCGCGTGACGTGCAGAAGCGCGAGAACCAGTGGGCCAGGGCCAAGGGCTTCGACACGTCCTGCCCGCTCGGCCCCTGGGTGGAGACCGACCTCGACCCCTCCGACCTCACCATCCAGTGCACGGTCAACGGCGAACAGCGCCAGCTGGGACGTACGACCGAGATGGTCCGCTCCGTCGAGGACCTGATCGTGCACATCTCCGAGGCCATGACGCTGCTCCCCGGCGACGTCATCCTCACGGGCACCCCGGCAGGGGTCGGCCCGCTCAACGTCGGCGACGAGGTCGCCGTCACCATCGAAGGCATCGGCACTCTCACCAACAGGGTGATCAAGCGTGGCTAA
- a CDS encoding HAD family hydrolase codes for MPIKAVVWDIDDTIFDYARADSTGMHAHLTAEGLLERYESAERALDRWRELTERHWARFGAGGVTFQEQRRDRVRDFMDAPALSDDDADAWFERYVGHYESAWSLFPDTLPTLDELAGEYRHAVLSNSALVVQDRKLTVLGVRDRFEAVLCAADLGVSKPAAEAFLAVCAHLGLAPAEIAYVGDQPEIDARGARDAGLLGIWLDRNGSTGDGPTGVHRIRALSELPALLRADTRFGAPSTFG; via the coding sequence ATGCCGATCAAAGCCGTGGTCTGGGACATCGATGACACGATCTTCGACTACGCGCGTGCCGACAGCACCGGTATGCACGCGCACCTCACGGCGGAGGGGCTCCTGGAGCGGTACGAGTCGGCGGAGCGTGCGCTCGACCGGTGGCGGGAGCTCACCGAGCGCCACTGGGCCCGCTTCGGCGCCGGGGGAGTGACCTTCCAGGAGCAGCGCCGCGACCGCGTGCGCGACTTCATGGACGCCCCGGCCCTCTCCGACGACGACGCCGACGCCTGGTTCGAGCGTTACGTCGGTCACTACGAATCAGCCTGGTCCCTCTTCCCCGACACCCTCCCCACCCTGGACGAGCTCGCCGGTGAGTACCGCCACGCGGTGCTCTCCAACTCCGCGCTGGTCGTCCAGGACCGCAAGCTGACCGTCCTCGGCGTGCGCGACCGCTTCGAGGCCGTGCTGTGCGCCGCCGACCTGGGCGTCTCCAAGCCCGCCGCCGAGGCGTTCCTCGCCGTCTGCGCCCACCTCGGCCTCGCGCCCGCCGAGATCGCCTACGTCGGCGACCAGCCGGAGATCGACGCGAGGGGCGCCAGGGACGCCGGCCTGCTCGGGATCTGGCTCGACCGCAACGGCTCGACGGGGGACGGCCCGACGGGCGTGCACCGCATCAGGGCGCTCTCCGAGCTCCCCGCGCTGCTGCGGGCGGATACCCGTTTTGGAGCGCCGTCCACCTTCGGGTAA
- the leuD gene encoding 3-isopropylmalate dehydratase small subunit, with amino-acid sequence MEAFTKHTGRAVPLRRSNVDTDQIIPAHWLKKVTRDGFEDGLFEAWRKDSEFVLNRPERQGSTVLVAGPDFGTGSSREHAVWALQNFGFKAVISSRFADIFRGNSLKNGLLTVVLDQKVVDALWELTERDPQAEITVDLEDRQVRAEGITADFELDENARWRLLNGLDDISITLQNEPDIAAYESGRPSYKPRTVQV; translated from the coding sequence ATGGAAGCATTCACCAAGCACACCGGCCGGGCCGTTCCGCTGCGCCGCAGCAACGTCGACACCGACCAGATCATCCCTGCTCACTGGCTCAAGAAGGTCACCAGGGACGGGTTCGAGGACGGGCTCTTCGAGGCCTGGCGCAAGGACTCCGAGTTCGTCCTCAACCGTCCGGAGCGACAGGGCTCCACCGTCCTGGTCGCGGGACCCGACTTCGGCACCGGCTCCTCCCGTGAGCACGCCGTCTGGGCGCTGCAGAACTTCGGCTTCAAGGCCGTCATCAGCTCCCGCTTCGCCGACATCTTCCGGGGCAACTCGCTGAAGAACGGCCTGCTCACCGTGGTGCTCGACCAGAAGGTCGTGGACGCGCTCTGGGAGCTGACGGAGCGGGACCCGCAGGCCGAGATCACGGTCGACCTGGAGGACCGCCAGGTCCGCGCGGAGGGCATCACCGCCGACTTCGAGCTCGACGAGAACGCCCGCTGGCGCCTGCTGAACGGCCTGGACGACATCAGCATCACCCTGCAGAACGAGCCGGACATCGCCGCGTACGAGTCCGGACGGCCCTCTTACAAGCCGCGGACCGTGCAGGTCTGA
- a CDS encoding HU family DNA-binding protein, with translation MNKAQLVEAIADKVGGRQQAADAVDAVLDAVVRAVVSGDRVSVTGFGSFEKVDRPARYARNPQTGERVRVKKTSVPRFRAGQGFKDLVSGSKKLPKNDVAVKKAPKGSLSGGASATVKKAAAKKATAKKTATKATAKKTTAKKTTATAKKTTATAKKAAAKKATAKKTATKATAKKATPAAKKTTAKKATPAAKKATAKKTAPAKKATAKKAPAKKSTARKTTAKKTTARKK, from the coding sequence GTGAACAAGGCGCAGCTCGTAGAAGCGATTGCCGACAAGGTGGGCGGCCGCCAGCAGGCCGCCGACGCCGTCGACGCGGTCCTGGACGCCGTCGTCCGTGCCGTGGTCAGCGGTGACCGGGTTTCGGTCACCGGTTTCGGCTCGTTCGAGAAGGTCGACCGCCCGGCCCGTTACGCCCGCAACCCGCAGACCGGGGAGCGCGTCCGGGTCAAGAAGACCTCCGTTCCGCGCTTCCGTGCCGGACAGGGCTTCAAGGACCTGGTGAGCGGCTCGAAGAAGCTCCCCAAGAACGACGTCGCGGTCAAGAAGGCGCCCAAGGGCAGCCTGTCCGGCGGCGCTTCGGCGACGGTCAAGAAGGCAGCGGCGAAGAAGGCCACCGCCAAGAAGACCGCCACGAAGGCCACGGCGAAGAAGACCACGGCCAAGAAGACCACCGCCACCGCCAAGAAGACCACGGCGACGGCGAAGAAGGCAGCGGCGAAGAAGGCCACCGCCAAGAAGACCGCCACCAAGGCCACGGCCAAGAAGGCGACCCCGGCGGCGAAGAAGACCACCGCCAAGAAGGCCACCCCGGCGGCGAAGAAGGCCACGGCCAAGAAGACCGCCCCGGCGAAGAAGGCCACCGCCAAGAAGGCGCCCGCCAAGAAGTCCACGGCGCGCAAGACGACCGCCAAGAAG
- a CDS encoding MerR family transcriptional regulator: MRLAELSRRSGVPTATIKYYLREGLLPPGHRVTATQAEYDDAHLQRLRLVRALVQVGRVPIASAREVLTALEDDSLDHNSRLGTAVWALPHGPESAAADPAEDAARHTVDALLERLGWRNAQGYGAKSPAYRMLVTAVGTLARLGYPCDVADLAPYARAGRQLADADLDLIERYESPDEQLEAAVALTVLYEPVLLSLRRMAQAEESNRRYGQKEPRE, translated from the coding sequence ATGAGACTGGCGGAACTGAGCCGGCGCAGCGGGGTCCCCACGGCCACGATCAAGTACTACCTGCGCGAGGGGCTGCTCCCGCCGGGCCACCGCGTAACGGCGACGCAGGCCGAGTACGACGACGCCCACTTGCAGCGGCTCCGGCTCGTGCGGGCACTGGTCCAGGTGGGCCGGGTGCCGATCGCGTCGGCGCGCGAGGTGCTCACGGCCCTTGAGGACGACTCGCTGGACCACAACTCCCGCCTGGGAACGGCGGTATGGGCCCTGCCGCACGGTCCGGAGTCCGCCGCGGCCGACCCGGCCGAGGACGCGGCGCGCCACACGGTGGACGCGCTGCTGGAGCGCCTCGGCTGGCGGAACGCCCAGGGATACGGGGCCAAGTCGCCGGCCTACCGGATGCTGGTGACCGCCGTGGGCACCCTGGCCCGGCTCGGATACCCGTGCGACGTGGCGGACTTGGCGCCGTACGCGCGCGCGGGGCGGCAACTGGCCGACGCGGACCTCGACTTGATCGAGCGGTACGAGTCGCCGGACGAGCAGTTGGAGGCGGCGGTCGCACTCACGGTGCTCTACGAGCCGGTCCTGCTGAGCCTGCGCCGCATGGCCCAGGCCGAGGAGTCCAACCGGCGCTACGGGCAGAAGGAACCGCGGGAATGA
- the leuC gene encoding 3-isopropylmalate dehydratase large subunit, producing the protein MGRTLAEKVWDDHVVRRAEGEPDLLFIDLHLLHEVTSPQAFDGLRQAGRPVRRLDLTIATEDHNTPTLDIDKPIADPVSRAQLETLRKNCAEFGVRLHPLGDVEQGVVHVVGPQLGLTQPGTTVVCGDSHTSTHGAFGALAFGIGTSQVEHVLATQTLPMARPKTMAITVDGELPDGVTAKDLILAIIAKIGTGGGQGYVLEYRGSAVEKLSMEARMTICNMSIEAGARAGMIAPDQTTFDYIEGRAHAPRGEDWDAAVAYWKTLKTDDDAVFDAEVYIDAASLAPFVTWGTNPGQGAPLSASVPDPASYEDASERYAAEKALEYMGLTAGQPLRDIKVDTVFVGSCTNGRIEDLRAAASIVEGRKVADGVRMLVVPGSVRVALQAVEEGLDKVFTGAGAEWRHAGCSMCLGMNPDQLAPGERSASTSNRNFEGRQGKGGRTHLVSPQVAAATAVTGHLASPADLSDAPVTAGV; encoded by the coding sequence ATGGGTAGGACACTCGCGGAGAAGGTCTGGGACGACCACGTCGTCCGGCGCGCCGAGGGCGAGCCCGACCTCCTCTTCATCGATCTGCACCTGCTGCACGAGGTGACCAGCCCCCAGGCCTTCGACGGCCTCCGTCAGGCCGGCCGGCCGGTGCGGCGGCTCGACCTCACCATCGCCACCGAGGATCACAACACCCCGACCCTCGACATCGACAAGCCGATCGCCGACCCGGTCTCGCGGGCCCAGCTGGAGACGCTGCGCAAGAACTGCGCCGAATTCGGCGTACGCCTGCACCCGCTGGGCGACGTCGAGCAGGGCGTCGTCCACGTGGTGGGACCGCAGCTGGGACTGACGCAGCCCGGCACCACGGTGGTCTGCGGCGACTCGCACACCTCCACCCACGGCGCCTTCGGCGCGCTGGCGTTCGGCATCGGCACCTCCCAGGTCGAGCACGTCCTGGCCACCCAGACGCTGCCGATGGCCCGCCCCAAGACCATGGCCATCACCGTCGACGGCGAACTGCCCGACGGCGTCACGGCCAAGGACCTGATCCTCGCCATCATCGCGAAGATCGGCACCGGCGGCGGCCAGGGGTACGTCCTGGAGTACCGCGGCTCCGCCGTCGAGAAGCTCTCGATGGAGGCGCGGATGACCATCTGCAACATGTCCATCGAGGCCGGCGCCCGCGCCGGGATGATCGCCCCCGACCAGACGACCTTCGACTACATCGAGGGCCGTGCCCACGCCCCGCGGGGCGAGGACTGGGACGCCGCGGTGGCGTACTGGAAGACCCTGAAGACCGACGACGACGCCGTTTTCGACGCCGAGGTCTACATCGACGCCGCCTCGCTGGCGCCGTTCGTCACCTGGGGCACCAACCCCGGCCAGGGAGCGCCGCTTTCGGCGAGCGTCCCCGACCCGGCTTCGTACGAAGACGCTTCGGAGCGGTACGCCGCCGAAAAGGCCCTGGAGTACATGGGGTTGACCGCCGGGCAGCCGCTGCGCGACATCAAGGTCGACACCGTCTTCGTAGGCTCGTGCACCAATGGCCGTATCGAGGACCTGCGCGCGGCCGCCTCCATCGTCGAGGGCCGCAAAGTCGCCGACGGCGTACGGATGCTGGTCGTCCCCGGCTCGGTCCGGGTCGCCCTGCAGGCCGTGGAGGAGGGCCTGGACAAGGTCTTCACCGGCGCCGGCGCCGAATGGCGGCACGCGGGCTGCTCGATGTGCCTGGGCATGAACCCCGACCAACTGGCTCCCGGCGAGCGCTCGGCGTCCACATCGAACCGCAACTTCGAGGGCAGGCAGGGCAAGGGCGGGCGCACCCACCTGGTCTCCCCGCAGGTCGCCGCGGCCACCGCGGTCACCGGCCACCTCGCCTCGCCCGCCGACCTGTCCGACGCCCCCGTGACCGCCGGAGTCTGA